In Stigmatopora nigra isolate UIUO_SnigA chromosome 18, RoL_Snig_1.1, whole genome shotgun sequence, one genomic interval encodes:
- the tom1l2b gene encoding TOM1-like protein 2 isoform X1, which produces MEFLMGNPFTTPVGHCIERATDGSLPNEDWTLNMEICDIINETEDGPKDAIRAVKKRLNGNRNYREVMLALTVLETCVKNCGHRFHALVTSRDFVDGVLVKIISPKNNPPTIVQDKVLALIQSWADAFRSSPDLTGVVQIYEELKRKGIEFPLSDLETLSPIHTPQRQAASAPEGDSTLHKYTAPSQPAPLAVSKPYSNPQVPNIHPSGAVNPTPEQICRLRSELDVVRGNTKVMSEMLTEMVPGQEAASDYELLQELNRTCRAMQQRIVELISRISNEAVTEELLHVNDDLNNIFLRYERYERFRSGRATTQGVNNGVLSEATEDNLIDLGPASPAVVSNMSAVAPPPTALPPSVTNDPGRPSSPVTLASRLAGLDVGTESVSSTLSSLTGCKPPPPSQDEFDVFAQTRTGSLPEPNKTIPAEENQTGAAAALPQPTMDVKQPRSGVCVEGQSSVMDDIEEWLSTDVKGDEGEEGVTSEEFDKFLEERAKAAEMVSSMPSPPTEEPSAEHTTPSHKKADRPEDSLFAA; this is translated from the exons ATGGAATTCCTTATGGGAAATCCGTTCACGACCCCAGTGGGGCATTGCATTG AAAGAGCAACTGATGGATCGCTACCAAATGAAGACTGGACACTCAACATGGAAATATGTGACATTATTAATGAAACAGAAGATGG GCCAAAAGACGCAATTAGAGCAGTGAAAAAGAGACTGAACGGCAATAGGAACTACAGAGAAGTTATGCTTGCTTTAACG GTGCTGGAGACTTGTGTCAAAAACTGCGGACACCGATTTCACGCTCTGGTCACAAGCAGAGACTTTGTTGACGGTGTTTTGGTTAAAATCATCTCTCCTAAGAACAACCCTCCTACCATAGTCCAAGACAAAGTGTTAGCCCTTATTCAG TCATGGGCCGATGCGTTTCGGAGCAGCCCAGATCTCACTGGCGTCGTTCAAATCTACGAGGAACTGAAACGAAAGGGAATCGAGTTCCCCCTGTCCGATCTGGAGACTCTCTCACCGATACACACTCCTCAACGG CAGGCGGCATCGGCACCAGAGGGAGACTCAACTCTACACAAGTACACAGCCCCTTCCCAACCTGCCCCGCTTGCTGTTTCAAAACCGTACAGTAACCCTCAGGTTCCGAACATTCACCCTTCTGGAGCCGTAAACCCAACACCAGAACAG atttgcagacttcgcAGTGAACTGGATGTTGTTCGAGGTAACACAAAGGTCATGTCTGAGATGTTGACCGAGATGGTCCCGGGACAAGAAGCTGCTTCCGATTATGAGCTGCTCCAG GAGCTGAACAGGACTTGTAGAGCCATGCAACAGAGAATAGTCGAGCTCATATCGCGCATCTCCAACGAGGCGGTGACCGAAGAGCTGTTGCACGTCAACGACGACCTCAATAACATCTTCTTGCGCTATGAAAG ATACGAGAGGTTCAGATCTGGAAGGGCCACAACTCAGGGTGTCAACAATGGG GTCTTAAGTGAAGCTACAGAGGACAACCTAATTGATCTGGGCCCTGCCTCGCCAGCAGTAGTCAGCAACATGTCCGCCGTGGCCCCGCCTCCGACCGCCTTGCCTCCAAGCGTCACCAACGACCCCGGGAGACCTTCTTCTCCAGTTACTTTGGCCTCTCGCCTAGCTGGACTAG ATGTGGGCACGGAGAGCGTGAGCAGCACTCTGAGCTCTTTAACCGGCTGCAAGCCGCCTCCACCTTCTCAGGATGAGTTTGACGTGTTCGCTCAGACCCGGACCGGATCGCTCCCTGAACCCAACAAGAC GATTCCAGCAGAGGAGAACCAGACTGGAGCCGCTGCCGCTCTTCCTCAACCAACGATGGACGTTAAGCAGCCACGATCAGGAGTG TGTGTGGAAGGCCAGTCCTCTGTCATGGATGACATAGAGGAGTGGTTAAGTACTGATGTG AAAGGCGATGAAGGCGAGGAGGGCGTGACAAGTGAAG AATTTGACAAGTTCCTGGAAGAGCGAGCCAAAGCCGCAGAGATGGTCAGCAGTATGCCGTCACCCCCTACCGAGGAGCCCAGCGCCGAGCACACTACCCCCAGCCACAAGAAGGCGGACAGGCCAGAGGATAGCTTGTTTGCCGCGTAG
- the foxl3 gene encoding forkhead box L3 isoform X2 encodes MCRPAYSYIALIAMAIQQSPEQRVTLSGIYDFIMRRFPYYRSNQRAWQNSIRHNLSLNSCFIKVPRTEGNDKGKGNFWTFASGCQSMLDLFENGNFRRRRRRRNTKMGLRPSGEAPLRAGRLSAALCPLNPQRPRASPVPDVPVPPPAPKPQSEIKFSIDYILSTPGTRSSHVGPGQHLNLHFWTL; translated from the exons ATGTGCCGACCTGCCTACAG CTACATCGCCCTGATCGCCATGGCCATCCAGCAGAGCCCCGAACAGAGGGTGACCTTATCAGGCATCTACGACTTCATCATGCGAAGGTTCCCTTACTACCGTTCCAACCAACGAGCCTGGCAGAACTCCATCCGGCACAACCTGTCCCTCAACAGCTGCTTCATCAAG GTTCCCAGGACGGAAGGTAACGACAAAGGCAAAGGCAACTTTTGGACTTTTGCCAGCGGGTGCCAATCCATGCTGGACCTCTTCGAGAACGGGAACTTTCGTCGTCGGCGGCGCCGGAGGAACACCAAGATGGGTCTTCGCCCGTCTGGGGAGGCTCCCCTCCGGGCCGGACGCCTCTCTGCCGCTCTCTGCCCCCTGAATCCCCAGAGGCCCCGTGCGTCCCCAGTCCCAGACGTCCCGGTCCCGCCTCCAGCCCCCAAGCCACAATCGGAGATCAAGTTCAGCATTGACTACATTCTGTCTACGCCTGGGACCAGATCCTCCCACGTAGGACCGGGACAACATCTCAACCTGCACTTCTGGACCCTGTGA
- the LOC144211740 gene encoding uncharacterized protein LOC144211740, which translates to MCFSSFSTNHQPEAERRMNVRQAESTKKQMSTPSCQSHVSSPMSEGGGSRFYPRGESPGSMRKVDNTLKQTKKVWVASADLRLAPSPSKKRSTMRADVTGTHRCRRCALRRG; encoded by the exons ATGTGTTTCTCCTCGTTTTCCACCAACCACCAACCTGAGGCCGAGAGAAGAATGAACGTCAGGCAGGCAG AATCCACCAAAAAGCAGATGTCGACGCCCAGTTGTCAAAGCCACGTGAGCTCCCCCATGTCGGAAGGAGGGGGGTCACGTTTTTACCCGCGTGGCGAATCACCAGGAAGCATGAGGAAGGTCGACAATACActtaagcaaacaaaaaaag TGTGGGTAGCATCTGCAGACCTCCGCTTGGCGCCGAGTCCGTCAAAGAAAAGATCCACGATGCGAGCCGACGTCACCGGAACTCATAGATGCCGGCGCTGTGCTCTGAGACGTGGGTGA
- the atpaf2 gene encoding ATP synthase mitochondrial F1 complex assembly factor 2: MFKSLARLPILWGNYLSPCKISPNPQYFKCSFKYSSSAVTERKRFYQDVSISQGEGGLYEINLDRKKLKTPGGKLFTVPNEALAIAVATEWDAQRDHLKFYTMHMTTLCNTALDNPTQRNKDQMINAALKFLETDTVCFRVEEPYGLVDLQKNEWDPVLHWIENRYNVTIGSSSSIMGPDIPQATKDTFGQHLKSYNFWSLTGLEYVITQLKSVVLSLGMIDRYLSVEKAVLLSRLEEEYQIQCWGNVEWAHDYDMYELRARTAAGALFVHLSSESSTVKRKLLQD; the protein is encoded by the exons ATGTTTAAAAGCCTTGCTAGATTACCCATTCTTTGGGGTAATTACTTGTCGCCATGTAAAATATCTCCAAATCCTCAGTATttcaaatgttcatttaaatacTCATCGTCAGCTGTAACAG AGAGGAAACGATTTTATCAAGACGTCTCTATATCCCAAGGCGAAG GAGGTTTATATGAAATAAACCTTGACCGAAAGAAGCTGAAAACTCCTGGAGGAAAGTTATTCACAGTGCCAAATGAAGCCCTTGCTATCGCCGTGGCAACAGAGTGGGATGCTCAAAGGGATCATCTCAAGTTTTATACCATGCACATG acaacACTTTGCAATACAGCTTTAGACAATCCCACCCAACGCAACAAGGACCAAATGATCAATGCTGCTCTAAAGTTTCTGGAGACGGACACTGTTTG TTTCAGAGTGGAAGAGCCTTATGGTTTGGTTGATCTTCAGAAGAATGAATGGGACCCGGTACTGCATTGGATTGAGAATAG gtaTAACGTCACTATCGGCTCATCGTCCAGTATTATGGGCCCCGACATTCCACAGGCAACTAAAGACACATTTGGCCAGCATCTCAAGTCATACAATTTCTGGTCTTTAACAG GACTCGAGTATGTTATCACTCAGCTCAAGTCTGTGGTGTTATCATTGGGAATGATTGACAGATATCTAAGTGTAGAGAAGGCTGTACTACTTTCCAGGCTGGAGGAAGAATACCAG ATTCAGTGTTGGGGAAATGTGGAGTGGGCCCACGACTATGACATGTACGAGTTGAGGGCTCGGACGGCAGCCGGTGCTTTATTTGTCCATCTTTCGTCCGAGAGCTCGACCGTTAAACGCAAACTTTTGCAAGATTGA
- the foxl3 gene encoding forkhead box L3 isoform X1, giving the protein MFDASHYPFNCFNYDGDSYASCSTEQEKKMCRPAYSYIALIAMAIQQSPEQRVTLSGIYDFIMRRFPYYRSNQRAWQNSIRHNLSLNSCFIKVPRTEGNDKGKGNFWTFASGCQSMLDLFENGNFRRRRRRRNTKMGLRPSGEAPLRAGRLSAALCPLNPQRPRASPVPDVPVPPPAPKPQSEIKFSIDYILSTPGTRSSHVGPGQHLNLHFWTL; this is encoded by the exons ATGTTTGATGCTTCTCATTACCCTTTTAACTGTTTTAACTATGATGGAGATTCGTACGCTTCCTGCAGTACGGAGCAGGAGAAGAAGATGTGCCGACCTGCCTACAG CTACATCGCCCTGATCGCCATGGCCATCCAGCAGAGCCCCGAACAGAGGGTGACCTTATCAGGCATCTACGACTTCATCATGCGAAGGTTCCCTTACTACCGTTCCAACCAACGAGCCTGGCAGAACTCCATCCGGCACAACCTGTCCCTCAACAGCTGCTTCATCAAG GTTCCCAGGACGGAAGGTAACGACAAAGGCAAAGGCAACTTTTGGACTTTTGCCAGCGGGTGCCAATCCATGCTGGACCTCTTCGAGAACGGGAACTTTCGTCGTCGGCGGCGCCGGAGGAACACCAAGATGGGTCTTCGCCCGTCTGGGGAGGCTCCCCTCCGGGCCGGACGCCTCTCTGCCGCTCTCTGCCCCCTGAATCCCCAGAGGCCCCGTGCGTCCCCAGTCCCAGACGTCCCGGTCCCGCCTCCAGCCCCCAAGCCACAATCGGAGATCAAGTTCAGCATTGACTACATTCTGTCTACGCCTGGGACCAGATCCTCCCACGTAGGACCGGGACAACATCTCAACCTGCACTTCTGGACCCTGTGA
- the LOC144211739 gene encoding glucose-induced degradation protein 4 homolog: MPVPAGYTSDSQCAAFASSASLIPPPPINTRQPGVVTSLLYSGSKFRGHQKSKGNSYDVEVVLQHVTMEDSYLCGYLKIKGLTEEYPTLTTFFAGEIISRKRPFLTRKWDADEDVDRKHWGKFQAFYQYAKTFNSDDFDYDDLKNSDYIFMRWKEQFLVPDHTIKDISGASFAGFYYICFQKSTATIEGYYYHRSSEWYQSLNLTHVSEHSAGIYEFR, encoded by the exons ATGCCAGTCCCAGCTGGATATACGAGCGACTCCCAGTGTGCGGCCTTCGCATCCTCGGCCTCGCTTATCCCTCCACCCCCGATCAACACCCGACAGCCCGGCGTTGTCACTTCGCTGTTGTATAGCGGATCCAAGTTCAGGGGGCATCAAAAAAGCAAGGGCAACTCGTACGACGTTGAAGTCGTTTTACAG CATGTTACCATGGAGGACTCTTACCTCTGTGGTTACCTGAAAATAAAAGGACTAACAGAG GAATACCCAACTTTAACCACATTCTTCGCTGGAGAAATCATTAGCAGAAAACGGCCATTCCTCACCCGGAAGTGGGACGCGGATGAGGATGTGGATCGTAAACATTGG GGAAAGTTCCAAGCCTTCTACCAGTATGCAAAGACGTTCAACTCGGACGATTTTGACTACGACGATCTCAAAAATTCAGACTATATTTTCATGAGGTGGAAG GAGCAGTTCCTGGTCCCTGACCACACAATCAAAGACATTAGCGGCGCTTCCTTTGCTGGATTTTACTACATTTGCTTTCAGAAATCCACAGCAACGATCGAGGGCTACTACTACCACAGGAGCTCTGAATG GTACCAATCATTAAATCTCACCCACGTCTCAGAGCACAGCGCCGGCATCTATGAGTTCCGGTGA
- the tom1l2b gene encoding TOM1-like protein 2 isoform X2, with protein MEFLMGNPFTTPVGHCIERATDGSLPNEDWTLNMEICDIINETEDGPKDAIRAVKKRLNGNRNYREVMLALTVLETCVKNCGHRFHALVTSRDFVDGVLVKIISPKNNPPTIVQDKVLALIQSWADAFRSSPDLTGVVQIYEELKRKGIEFPLSDLETLSPIHTPQRAASAPEGDSTLHKYTAPSQPAPLAVSKPYSNPQVPNIHPSGAVNPTPEQICRLRSELDVVRGNTKVMSEMLTEMVPGQEAASDYELLQELNRTCRAMQQRIVELISRISNEAVTEELLHVNDDLNNIFLRYERYERFRSGRATTQGVNNGVLSEATEDNLIDLGPASPAVVSNMSAVAPPPTALPPSVTNDPGRPSSPVTLASRLAGLDVGTESVSSTLSSLTGCKPPPPSQDEFDVFAQTRTGSLPEPNKTIPAEENQTGAAAALPQPTMDVKQPRSGVCVEGQSSVMDDIEEWLSTDVKGDEGEEGVTSEEFDKFLEERAKAAEMVSSMPSPPTEEPSAEHTTPSHKKADRPEDSLFAA; from the exons ATGGAATTCCTTATGGGAAATCCGTTCACGACCCCAGTGGGGCATTGCATTG AAAGAGCAACTGATGGATCGCTACCAAATGAAGACTGGACACTCAACATGGAAATATGTGACATTATTAATGAAACAGAAGATGG GCCAAAAGACGCAATTAGAGCAGTGAAAAAGAGACTGAACGGCAATAGGAACTACAGAGAAGTTATGCTTGCTTTAACG GTGCTGGAGACTTGTGTCAAAAACTGCGGACACCGATTTCACGCTCTGGTCACAAGCAGAGACTTTGTTGACGGTGTTTTGGTTAAAATCATCTCTCCTAAGAACAACCCTCCTACCATAGTCCAAGACAAAGTGTTAGCCCTTATTCAG TCATGGGCCGATGCGTTTCGGAGCAGCCCAGATCTCACTGGCGTCGTTCAAATCTACGAGGAACTGAAACGAAAGGGAATCGAGTTCCCCCTGTCCGATCTGGAGACTCTCTCACCGATACACACTCCTCAACGG GCGGCATCGGCACCAGAGGGAGACTCAACTCTACACAAGTACACAGCCCCTTCCCAACCTGCCCCGCTTGCTGTTTCAAAACCGTACAGTAACCCTCAGGTTCCGAACATTCACCCTTCTGGAGCCGTAAACCCAACACCAGAACAG atttgcagacttcgcAGTGAACTGGATGTTGTTCGAGGTAACACAAAGGTCATGTCTGAGATGTTGACCGAGATGGTCCCGGGACAAGAAGCTGCTTCCGATTATGAGCTGCTCCAG GAGCTGAACAGGACTTGTAGAGCCATGCAACAGAGAATAGTCGAGCTCATATCGCGCATCTCCAACGAGGCGGTGACCGAAGAGCTGTTGCACGTCAACGACGACCTCAATAACATCTTCTTGCGCTATGAAAG ATACGAGAGGTTCAGATCTGGAAGGGCCACAACTCAGGGTGTCAACAATGGG GTCTTAAGTGAAGCTACAGAGGACAACCTAATTGATCTGGGCCCTGCCTCGCCAGCAGTAGTCAGCAACATGTCCGCCGTGGCCCCGCCTCCGACCGCCTTGCCTCCAAGCGTCACCAACGACCCCGGGAGACCTTCTTCTCCAGTTACTTTGGCCTCTCGCCTAGCTGGACTAG ATGTGGGCACGGAGAGCGTGAGCAGCACTCTGAGCTCTTTAACCGGCTGCAAGCCGCCTCCACCTTCTCAGGATGAGTTTGACGTGTTCGCTCAGACCCGGACCGGATCGCTCCCTGAACCCAACAAGAC GATTCCAGCAGAGGAGAACCAGACTGGAGCCGCTGCCGCTCTTCCTCAACCAACGATGGACGTTAAGCAGCCACGATCAGGAGTG TGTGTGGAAGGCCAGTCCTCTGTCATGGATGACATAGAGGAGTGGTTAAGTACTGATGTG AAAGGCGATGAAGGCGAGGAGGGCGTGACAAGTGAAG AATTTGACAAGTTCCTGGAAGAGCGAGCCAAAGCCGCAGAGATGGTCAGCAGTATGCCGTCACCCCCTACCGAGGAGCCCAGCGCCGAGCACACTACCCCCAGCCACAAGAAGGCGGACAGGCCAGAGGATAGCTTGTTTGCCGCGTAG
- the tom1l2b gene encoding TOM1-like protein 2 isoform X3, translating into MEFLMGNPFTTPVGHCIERATDGSLPNEDWTLNMEICDIINETEDGPKDAIRAVKKRLNGNRNYREVMLALTVLETCVKNCGHRFHALVTSRDFVDGVLVKIISPKNNPPTIVQDKVLALIQSWADAFRSSPDLTGVVQIYEELKRKGIEFPLSDLETLSPIHTPQRQAASAPEGDSTLHKYTAPSQPAPLAVSKPYSNPQVPNIHPSGAVNPTPEQICRLRSELDVVRGNTKVMSEMLTEMVPGQEAASDYELLQELNRTCRAMQQRIVELISRISNEAVTEELLHVNDDLNNIFLRYERYERFRSGRATTQGVNNGVLSEATEDNLIDLGPASPAVVSNMSAVAPPPTALPPSVTNDPGRPSSPVTLASRLAGLDVGTESVSSTLSSLTGCKPPPPSQDEFDVFAQTRTGSLPEPNKTIPAEENQTGAAAALPQPTMDVKQPRSGVKGDEGEEGVTSEEFDKFLEERAKAAEMVSSMPSPPTEEPSAEHTTPSHKKADRPEDSLFAA; encoded by the exons ATGGAATTCCTTATGGGAAATCCGTTCACGACCCCAGTGGGGCATTGCATTG AAAGAGCAACTGATGGATCGCTACCAAATGAAGACTGGACACTCAACATGGAAATATGTGACATTATTAATGAAACAGAAGATGG GCCAAAAGACGCAATTAGAGCAGTGAAAAAGAGACTGAACGGCAATAGGAACTACAGAGAAGTTATGCTTGCTTTAACG GTGCTGGAGACTTGTGTCAAAAACTGCGGACACCGATTTCACGCTCTGGTCACAAGCAGAGACTTTGTTGACGGTGTTTTGGTTAAAATCATCTCTCCTAAGAACAACCCTCCTACCATAGTCCAAGACAAAGTGTTAGCCCTTATTCAG TCATGGGCCGATGCGTTTCGGAGCAGCCCAGATCTCACTGGCGTCGTTCAAATCTACGAGGAACTGAAACGAAAGGGAATCGAGTTCCCCCTGTCCGATCTGGAGACTCTCTCACCGATACACACTCCTCAACGG CAGGCGGCATCGGCACCAGAGGGAGACTCAACTCTACACAAGTACACAGCCCCTTCCCAACCTGCCCCGCTTGCTGTTTCAAAACCGTACAGTAACCCTCAGGTTCCGAACATTCACCCTTCTGGAGCCGTAAACCCAACACCAGAACAG atttgcagacttcgcAGTGAACTGGATGTTGTTCGAGGTAACACAAAGGTCATGTCTGAGATGTTGACCGAGATGGTCCCGGGACAAGAAGCTGCTTCCGATTATGAGCTGCTCCAG GAGCTGAACAGGACTTGTAGAGCCATGCAACAGAGAATAGTCGAGCTCATATCGCGCATCTCCAACGAGGCGGTGACCGAAGAGCTGTTGCACGTCAACGACGACCTCAATAACATCTTCTTGCGCTATGAAAG ATACGAGAGGTTCAGATCTGGAAGGGCCACAACTCAGGGTGTCAACAATGGG GTCTTAAGTGAAGCTACAGAGGACAACCTAATTGATCTGGGCCCTGCCTCGCCAGCAGTAGTCAGCAACATGTCCGCCGTGGCCCCGCCTCCGACCGCCTTGCCTCCAAGCGTCACCAACGACCCCGGGAGACCTTCTTCTCCAGTTACTTTGGCCTCTCGCCTAGCTGGACTAG ATGTGGGCACGGAGAGCGTGAGCAGCACTCTGAGCTCTTTAACCGGCTGCAAGCCGCCTCCACCTTCTCAGGATGAGTTTGACGTGTTCGCTCAGACCCGGACCGGATCGCTCCCTGAACCCAACAAGAC GATTCCAGCAGAGGAGAACCAGACTGGAGCCGCTGCCGCTCTTCCTCAACCAACGATGGACGTTAAGCAGCCACGATCAGGAGTG AAAGGCGATGAAGGCGAGGAGGGCGTGACAAGTGAAG AATTTGACAAGTTCCTGGAAGAGCGAGCCAAAGCCGCAGAGATGGTCAGCAGTATGCCGTCACCCCCTACCGAGGAGCCCAGCGCCGAGCACACTACCCCCAGCCACAAGAAGGCGGACAGGCCAGAGGATAGCTTGTTTGCCGCGTAG